Proteins found in one bacterium genomic segment:
- a CDS encoding ABC transporter permease — MASTRPESLPDLPVLPDGAAAIRGPASPVVAGRRYTRSLWGDAWRRFRRHRLAMVGAGAFLFFTAATLVGPVIYHVGINTIDFRASMAPPSGVHPFGTNDLGQDMLARVLYGGRISIAVGIAAMLMSVTLGTMVGAISGFFGRTTDMILMRITDVFISLPQLPLLLLVIYLFRDSLARRLGPQLGIFWLIVGVIGGLNWMHTARLIRAGFLSIKEREFVEAARCIGVGPGGQIFRHILPNVLSPVIVSATLSVGSAIIAESTLSFLGLGFPPDVPTWGRLLYDAQNYLELAPHMALFPGLMICLTVLSVNYVGDGLRDALDPTRTL; from the coding sequence ATGGCTAGCACCCGGCCGGAATCCCTCCCCGACCTGCCGGTGTTGCCGGACGGCGCCGCCGCGATACGGGGTCCGGCCAGCCCGGTTGTCGCCGGCCGCCGGTACACCCGGTCGTTGTGGGGGGACGCATGGCGCCGGTTCCGGCGCCATCGGCTGGCCATGGTCGGGGCGGGGGCGTTTCTCTTCTTCACCGCGGCGACGCTGGTCGGTCCGGTGATTTACCACGTCGGGATCAACACGATCGACTTCCGGGCCTCGATGGCGCCGCCGTCGGGGGTCCACCCGTTCGGGACCAATGATCTGGGGCAGGATATGCTCGCCCGGGTGCTCTACGGCGGCCGGATTTCGATCGCCGTGGGGATCGCCGCGATGCTGATGTCGGTGACGCTCGGCACCATGGTGGGGGCGATCTCGGGATTCTTCGGGCGCACGACGGACATGATCCTGATGCGCATCACCGACGTGTTCATCTCGCTGCCGCAGCTGCCGCTGCTCCTGCTGGTCATCTACCTCTTCCGTGACTCGCTGGCCAGGCGCCTTGGGCCCCAGCTCGGGATCTTCTGGTTGATCGTCGGCGTGATCGGCGGGCTGAACTGGATGCACACCGCCCGCCTGATCCGGGCGGGGTTCCTGTCGATCAAGGAGCGGGAGTTTGTGGAGGCCGCCCGATGCATCGGCGTCGGGCCGGGGGGGCAGATCTTTCGCCACATCCTGCCGAACGTCCTCAGCCCCGTGATCGTCTCCGCGACCCTGTCCGTCGGTTCGGCGATCATCGCGGAGTCGACGCTGTCGTTCCTGGGGCTCGGATTTCCGCCGGACGTCCCCACCTGGGGGCGTCTCCTCTACGACGCCCAGAACTACCTGGAACTCGCCCCCCACATGGCCCTCTTCCCCGGGCTAATGATCTGCCTCACGGTCCTGTCCGTAAACTACGTCGGTGACGGCCTCCGGGACGCTCTGGACCCCACCCGCACCC
- a CDS encoding ABC transporter permease, whose translation MTAYISRRLVTSIPTLILISMVVFGILALAPGDPLGQFAANPDIPPEVRLNILHQMGLDEPIPIRYAKWATAFLRGNWGYSFASHVEASRLILQRLPTDLWVIGAAYLAAILIAIPIGVLSAVKQYSLFDQVATTGAFIGFSLPTFFTGVLLIIIFSVRLHWLPFIYNVQVTGPVGMIKQAIMPVAVLALFQAAGLMRFVRSSMLDNVRQDYVRTARAKGLRERGVIVRHVLRNGLIPVVTLLALGLPAVFTGAVVTEQIFRVPGIGSLLIASIQNSDTPVVMAITFLYAILVVIFNLVADVVYGLLDPRIKYG comes from the coding sequence ATGACCGCCTACATTAGCCGCCGGCTCGTGACGTCAATCCCCACGCTGATCCTGATCAGCATGGTGGTGTTTGGGATCCTCGCGCTCGCCCCCGGGGACCCGTTGGGGCAGTTCGCGGCCAACCCGGACATCCCGCCGGAGGTCCGGCTCAACATCCTGCACCAGATGGGGCTGGATGAGCCGATTCCGATCCGGTACGCGAAGTGGGCGACCGCGTTTCTCCGAGGCAACTGGGGGTACTCGTTTGCCAGCCACGTCGAGGCGAGCCGCTTGATCCTCCAGCGGCTGCCCACCGACCTGTGGGTGATCGGCGCCGCGTACCTCGCTGCGATCCTGATCGCGATCCCGATCGGGGTGTTGTCGGCGGTGAAGCAGTACTCGCTTTTCGACCAGGTCGCGACGACCGGCGCGTTCATCGGGTTCTCGCTGCCGACGTTCTTCACCGGAGTCCTGCTGATCATCATCTTCAGCGTCCGGCTGCACTGGCTGCCGTTCATCTACAACGTACAGGTCACCGGCCCGGTGGGGATGATCAAGCAGGCGATCATGCCGGTGGCGGTCCTGGCACTATTCCAGGCGGCGGGGCTGATGCGCTTTGTACGGTCATCGATGCTGGACAACGTCCGGCAGGACTACGTGCGCACCGCCCGGGCGAAGGGGCTTCGCGAGCGCGGGGTGATCGTGCGGCACGTCCTGCGCAACGGGCTGATCCCGGTGGTGACGCTCTTGGCCCTGGGGCTGCCGGCGGTGTTCACGGGAGCGGTGGTGACCGAGCAGATCTTCCGGGTGCCAGGGATCGGGTCGCTGCTGATCGCGTCGATCCAGAACAGCGACACCCCGGTCGTGATGGCGATCACATTCCTCTACGCCATCCTCGTGGTCATCTTCAACCTCGTCGCCGACGTCGTCTACGGCCTGCTCGATCCCCGGATCAAGTATGGCTAG